GGAAGCCGTTTTGCAACATAAAGGGAATTTCGGTGCGGTACAGGCCAATACCGTCAACCCAGCTGTCGAGCGCCTGTTCATGCTCCGGGCTGAGACCCGCATTCAGCATCACCTGCACGCGTTCGCCGCTTTTCAGCTCGCCAGGCTGCTCCACCACATCTTCGGCCATTTTACTCAGCGCGTTCTCTTCGCTGATCAGCCTTTGATACTCCTGCACCAGCACCGGTTCAGGATCGATCAACAACTCACCGCGATAACCATCGACGATCAACAGGCGTTTGTTGAGCTGGGCAGGCAAAATATCCGCCCCCATCACCGTCGGGATGCCCATGGCACGCGTCAGGATGGCCGCATGGGAGTTCGCTGCGCCGTCACGCACCACCACGCCCGCCAGCCGCTCATGGGGCAGCTCCGCCAGGGTGGTTGCGGTCAATTCATCGGCCACCAACACAAAACGCTCTGGCCAGGCGTTGGTGCCGACCAGGGTGTCGTCGAGATGGAACAACAGGCGCTGTCCCAACACGCGCAGATCTCCGGCACGCTCGCGCAGATATTGATCCTGCAAGCTGGCAAATTGCGCGGCAAATTTCTCGATCACCGTTTTCACCGCCCACTCCGCCACCGATCCCCGTTCGATCTCGGCAAAAAGATCTTTTTTCAGGCGGGCGTCCGTGAGCAGGTGCGAATAGAGATCGAAGATCGCCGCGCTCTCTTTCTGCACGCTGGCGGTGAAACGTTTACTGAAACGGCGAAATTCATTGGCGGCTTCGCTCATGGCGACCGCCAGACGATCACGCTCGCGCTGAATATCCAGGGTACTGGCCGCAGAGACCTGATCGAGCAGCGGCTGGGTTTCATCAACCCAACCGGGCGCAACAGCCACACCGGGCGCGGCAGCAATCGCTTTTACGCGTGACTGACGAAACTGACCAAACAACTGCCCCAGCTGCGATTGCGACAGCAAAGCGGCCATTTGCGTTGCCAGCGTGACCAGAAAGGATTCTTCGCTTTCATCAAACTGACGATGTTCGCGCTGCTGTACCACCAGCACACCCAGCAACTGGCGGCGGCTGATAATCGGCACACCAAGGAAGGAGCGATAGCGCTCCTCTTTAACAGAAGGGATGTATTTGAAGCTGGGATGGCTCTGCGCATCGGCGAGGTTAATCGGCTCGGCCAAACGGCCAACCAGCCCGACAATACCCTCGTCAAACGCCAGCGTGACGGTGCGGCCACGCGGTTTTTTCAGCCCGCGCGTCGCCATCAGGTAGTAGCAACGACGATCGTGATCGGCGAGATAGACCGAGCAAACCTCGGTCTCCATCGCAAGGCAAATCTCGTTTACCAGAAGGTCGAGTGCTTCATTCAGACGCGGTGCACTCGCCACTTTTTCAACTATTTCGCGCAACTGAGTGAGCATAAAGGGCGTGGCCTATCCTCTTTTACGTCGATGGGCTGCGGCATTACGCTGCCCCGCACTCTCCTGCATAGACATCACCACGCCAGCGAATTCCTTCATTACGCGGCGGTACACATCACGTTTGAAGGAGACAA
The DNA window shown above is from Pantoea sp. At-9b and carries:
- the ptsP gene encoding phosphoenolpyruvate--protein phosphotransferase — translated: MLTQLREIVEKVASAPRLNEALDLLVNEICLAMETEVCSVYLADHDRRCYYLMATRGLKKPRGRTVTLAFDEGIVGLVGRLAEPINLADAQSHPSFKYIPSVKEERYRSFLGVPIISRRQLLGVLVVQQREHRQFDESEESFLVTLATQMAALLSQSQLGQLFGQFRQSRVKAIAAAPGVAVAPGWVDETQPLLDQVSAASTLDIQRERDRLAVAMSEAANEFRRFSKRFTASVQKESAAIFDLYSHLLTDARLKKDLFAEIERGSVAEWAVKTVIEKFAAQFASLQDQYLRERAGDLRVLGQRLLFHLDDTLVGTNAWPERFVLVADELTATTLAELPHERLAGVVVRDGAANSHAAILTRAMGIPTVMGADILPAQLNKRLLIVDGYRGELLIDPEPVLVQEYQRLISEENALSKMAEDVVEQPGELKSGERVQVMLNAGLSPEHEQALDSWVDGIGLYRTEIPFMLQNGFPSEEEQVAQYQGMLQLFHNKPVTLRTLDIGADKQLPYMPISEENPSLGWRGIRLTLDQPEIFLVQVRAMLRANAASGNLSILLPMISHIDEIEEARRLIDRAGREVEEMLGYIIPKPRIGVMVEVPSMLFLIPHLADRIDFVSVGTNDLTQYLLAVDRNNTRVANLYDPLHPAMLRALQLIAQEAHKAKLELCLCGEMAGDPMCVALLVGLGYHHLSMNGKNIPRVKYLLRHLDREEAQKLSELGVAAHTVSEVRHQVSAFMERRGLGGLIRGGR